The proteins below come from a single Terriglobales bacterium genomic window:
- a CDS encoding beta-propeller fold lactonase family protein, with the protein MYSRLSRNSVYLAIAYFGLVLALLFWAGCGGTSASSSSTPSAGNNPSTGGSQPGSGSSGSGGSSGTGGTSAGSGGSGGTSGSSGGSASSGGSGGSGGTGGSNAGASGATFFYVSVATDSARIGGYKVDYNGATLTEVPGSPFNEQGGTTPGVLVVSKKFVFGSEAHISTTSSSNSSAIITSFRPDAASGTLTQVGTLTLPNNGQAALFTEPTGHNLYVIDSSNNILTLVINPDGTLTNTGSSLHLADGISSLAVSPNGQLAYVVAYNGTFTTGFTDELIVLNRDPNSGKLTVNHQVNSKQHLDEVQFDTSGRYLLILSSSSDHMNVYSVDYSTGDATPVPGSPFATTRGTSVPNSSDFTRDFRMDPSGKFLYVLNANAANQKPEYVSVFSFAEATGTLAPVQQFDMPPGTTPVTLVVDPLAVFVVNTNSGFNPSNIDVLRRDANTGMLSAGGSPTIVQRSGLGQAGEVQF; encoded by the coding sequence ATGTATTCGCGCCTTTCACGCAATTCCGTTTACTTGGCGATAGCCTATTTTGGGTTAGTTCTTGCTCTTCTTTTTTGGGCTGGCTGCGGTGGCACAAGCGCAAGTAGCTCCTCGACGCCCAGCGCAGGCAACAATCCTTCCACGGGAGGATCTCAACCGGGAAGCGGCAGCAGCGGCTCTGGCGGGAGTAGTGGAACGGGAGGTACAAGCGCGGGCTCCGGCGGAAGCGGCGGAACTTCCGGGAGCTCTGGCGGCAGTGCAAGCTCCGGCGGCAGTGGAGGCTCGGGCGGGACTGGGGGGTCCAATGCGGGAGCGAGTGGCGCAACATTTTTCTATGTTTCGGTTGCAACGGATAGTGCGCGCATTGGAGGGTACAAAGTCGATTACAACGGCGCAACTCTGACAGAAGTTCCAGGATCGCCTTTCAACGAGCAGGGCGGAACAACACCCGGTGTGCTGGTCGTGAGCAAGAAGTTTGTCTTCGGATCGGAAGCACACATCTCGACCACCTCCTCTTCAAACAGTTCGGCGATCATCACTAGTTTTCGCCCGGATGCAGCCAGTGGCACTCTGACCCAGGTGGGAACGCTGACTCTGCCCAATAACGGTCAAGCTGCGCTGTTCACCGAGCCGACCGGTCACAATCTTTATGTCATTGACAGCTCCAATAACATTCTGACTCTCGTGATCAATCCTGACGGAACGCTCACGAACACGGGATCAAGCCTTCACCTGGCCGACGGTATCAGTTCGCTGGCGGTGAGTCCAAACGGGCAACTGGCCTATGTGGTTGCATACAACGGTACTTTCACAACGGGATTTACTGACGAGCTAATTGTCCTCAACCGCGACCCAAACTCCGGCAAGCTGACAGTTAACCATCAGGTAAATAGCAAGCAGCATCTCGATGAGGTGCAATTTGATACCTCGGGCAGGTATCTTCTGATCCTTTCCAGCTCCTCGGATCACATGAACGTCTATTCGGTCGACTACTCGACCGGAGACGCGACTCCTGTTCCGGGCTCTCCATTCGCGACAACCCGCGGTACATCGGTTCCGAATTCATCTGACTTCACCAGAGACTTCCGCATGGATCCCTCGGGCAAGTTTCTTTACGTGCTAAATGCCAACGCCGCAAATCAAAAACCGGAATACGTCTCGGTGTTCTCCTTTGCGGAGGCAACCGGAACGCTGGCGCCGGTGCAACAGTTTGATATGCCGCCGGGGACAACTCCGGTGACTCTCGTCGTCGATCCATTGGCTGTTTTTGTTGTGAATACCAATTCGGGATTCAATCCGAGCAACATCGACGTGCTGCGACGAGATGCGAATACCGGCATGCTGAGCGCAGGCGGAAGTCCCACGATCGTGCAGCGGAGCGGTCTTGGCCAGGCGGGTGAGGTGCAGTTCTAG